A window of Malania oleifera isolate guangnan ecotype guangnan chromosome 5, ASM2987363v1, whole genome shotgun sequence contains these coding sequences:
- the LOC131155309 gene encoding ribonucleoside-diphosphate reductase small chain-like, with product MPSMSEEPLLAPNPDRFCMFPIQYPQIWEMYKKAEASFWTAEEVDLSQDLRHWEALTSDERHFISHVLAFFAASDGIVLENLAGRFMKEVQVAEARAFYGFQIAIENIHSEMYSLLLESYIRDPNEKNKLFHAIDTVPCVAKKADWALRWIDSSESFAERILAFACVEGIFFSGSFCAIFWLKKRGLMPGLTFSNELISRDEGLHCDFACLLYGLLRSKLSEERVKGIVADAVNIEREFVCDALPCALVGMNGDLMSQYIEFVADRLLGALGYSKIYNVPNPFDWMELISLQGKTNFFEKRVGEYQKASVMSSLNGNGGTHVFKMDEDF from the coding sequence ATGCCTTCAATGTCGGAAGAGCCCTTGTTGGCTCCAAACCCAGATCGGTTCTGCATGTTCCCAATTCAGTACCCGCAGATTTGGGAAATGTACAAGAAGGCTGAGGCCTCCTTCTGGACGGCCGAGGAGGTCGATCTCTCCCAGGACCTCCGCCACTGGGAGGCACTCACCAGCGACGAAAGGCACTTCATTAGTCACGTCCTCGCCTTCTTCGCTGCCTCCGACGGTATCGTGCTCGAGAACCTCGCCGGAAGGTTCATGAAGGAGGTCCAGGTCGCCGAGGCCCGCGCCTTCTACGGCTTTCAGATCGCCATCGAGAACATCCACTCGGAGATGTACAGCCTCCTCCTCGAATCCTACATCAGGGATCCAAACGAAAAGAACAAGCTCTTCCACGCAATCGATACCGTCCCCTGCGTCGCGAAGAAGGCCGATTGGGCCCTCCGGTGGATAGACAGCTCGGAATCGTTCGCTGAGCGTATCCTCGCCTTCGCGTGCGTCGAGGGTATCTTCTTTTCCGGCAGCTTCTGCGCCATATTTTGGCTGAAGAAGCGCGGGTTGATGCCAGGGTTGACTTTCTCGAACGAGCTAATCTCCCGTGACGAAGGTTTACACTGCGATTTCGCGTGTTTGCTGTACGGGCTACTGAGGTCGAAGTTGAGTGAGGAGCGAGTCAAGGGAATCGTCGCCGACGCAGTGAACATAGAGCGGGAGTTCGTGTGCGACGCGTTACCTTGCGCTCTCGTGGGGATGAACGGTGATCTGATGAGCCAATACATCGAGTTTGTGGCTGATCGGCTTCTGGGTGCATTGGGATACAGCAAAATCTACAACGTCCCAAACCCGTTTGATTGGATGGAGCTGATCTCTCTGCAAGGAAAGACCAATTTTTTTGAGAAGAGGGTCGGGGAGTACCAGAAGGCTTCGGTGATGTCGAGCTTGAACGGGAATGGAGGAACTCATGTGTTCAAAATGGACGAAGATTTCTGA